In Acidobacteriota bacterium, one genomic interval encodes:
- a CDS encoding glycosyltransferase family 2 protein: protein MKKEPRIIAIIPSFNVESTLGSVVENVKKLVDEIIVVNDGSVDRTRKIAEGYDVDIVDHLKNMGLGYALRMGFEEAMKKDFDAVITIDGDGQHTIEDIKEIIEVYKKERNSVILGSRLKNKAEWKNFPRARLIGNLLMTFLTNLACQRKITTDSQSGLRVIERNVLEKIRLKSKRMEIASEIVMEAHKRGFKIHEIPIKAIYRGEKSNYSVIFDTLRIFFVIARKALGMYKLRSGK, encoded by the coding sequence GTGAAAAAAGAACCACGAATAATAGCTATAATCCCTTCCTTTAATGTGGAATCCACTTTAGGAAGTGTAGTGGAAAATGTTAAGAAATTAGTAGATGAGATAATTGTGGTGAATGATGGAAGCGTTGATAGGACAAGGAAGATAGCAGAAGGATATGATGTGGATATTGTTGATCATTTAAAAAATATGGGACTTGGCTATGCCCTGAGAATGGGATTTGAGGAGGCAATGAAAAAAGATTTTGATGCTGTCATAACAATCGATGGAGATGGTCAGCATACGATAGAAGATATAAAGGAAATTATTGAAGTTTATAAGAAAGAAAGAAATTCTGTTATTTTAGGTTCCAGGCTTAAAAATAAAGCTGAATGGAAAAATTTCCCCAGAGCAAGGCTTATCGGGAATCTTTTAATGACATTCCTCACAAATTTAGCGTGTCAGAGAAAAATTACCACTGATTCTCAGAGCGGGCTAAGAGTGATTGAGAGGAATGTGCTTGAAAAGATAAGACTTAAAAGCAAAAGGATGGAGATAGCTTCAGAGATTGTGATGGAGGCTCATAAAAGGGGATTCAAGATCCATGAGATTCCCATAAAGGCGATCTACAGGGGGGAGAAATCCAATTATAGTGTTATCTTTGATACTCTTAGAATATTCTTTGTCATAGCAAGAAAGGCACTAGGGATGTATAAATTAAGATCCGGCAAATGA